From the Candidatus Binataceae bacterium genome, the window AAGCTATGATCTGCCGATGCTGCTGGCGTTCCTCAGCGACATCAAGGCCGGGCGGCGGCCGGTGCGGGCACCGGTCTATTCGCATCTGACCTACGATATCGTCCCAAACCAGTGGATCGAGATCGACAGGCCCGACATTCTGATCGTCGAGGGCGTCAATGTCCTGCAGACCGGCCGGCTGCCGCGCGACGGCAAGGCCGTGGCGGTGGTTTCGGACTTCTTCGACTTCTCCGTCTATCTCGACGCCGAGGAACAGGTATTGCGCGACTGGTATGTCACGCGCTTCCTGACCCTTCGCGACACGGCGTTCCATGATCCGCGATCCTACTTTCACCGCTATGCGCTGCTTTCCGACGAGGAGGCGACCGCCACCGCACTCGCGATCTGGGAACGCACCAACCTCGCCAATCTCGAGGACAACATTCTGCCGACACGGCCGCGCGCGACGCTGATCCTGAAAAAGGGCGCCGACCATGTGGTCGAGACCGTGGCGCTGCGGC encodes:
- the coaA gene encoding type I pantothenate kinase, whose product is MDIRAPEQQYNPYRIFSREQWARLRDDTPMTLEPGEFERLRSMHDRLDIREVEDIFLPLSRLLSIYVDATHRLYQAQRQFLGIRDRKVPYIIGVAGSVAVGKSTTARVLQALLARWSPRPRVDLVTTDGFLFPNAVLERQGLLQKKGFPESYDLPMLLAFLSDIKAGRRPVRAPVYSHLTYDIVPNQWIEIDRPDILIVEGVNVLQTGRLPRDGKAVAVVSDFFDFSVYLDAEEQVLRDWYVTRFLTLRDTAFHDPRSYFHRYALLSDEEATATALAIWERTNLANLEDNILPTRPRATLILKKGADHVVETVALRRL